The following proteins come from a genomic window of Finegoldia magna ATCC 29328:
- a CDS encoding response regulator transcription factor, producing the protein MKLRILLVFPSSVYKDEIILNFSNDENYEVSECSTIQDALEKLKKGYYDFLLCDMNFSDGTGLDFKKEISKLYSIPTIFVSDESDDMKKILALEYGADDYVVYPFNMLELKARIRAVLRRTKSDFDSENKNSNIMQIGGFEFNLISRSVKRYGQDVELTGREFELLYALVSNKDKVLSRKELAAKLWEDAQSHIRTVDVHIKRLREKIKDNESIIIRTKWGEGYYFSSNTKL; encoded by the coding sequence ATGAAACTTAGAATTCTATTAGTTTTTCCTTCAAGCGTCTATAAAGATGAGATTATTCTTAATTTTTCAAATGATGAAAATTATGAAGTATCTGAATGTTCAACAATTCAAGACGCACTTGAAAAACTAAAAAAAGGTTACTACGATTTTTTGCTGTGTGATATGAATTTTTCGGATGGGACAGGTTTAGATTTCAAAAAGGAAATTAGTAAATTATATTCTATTCCTACAATTTTTGTTAGTGATGAATCCGATGATATGAAAAAAATTTTGGCTCTTGAATATGGAGCGGATGATTATGTAGTTTATCCATTTAATATGCTGGAGCTTAAGGCTAGAATTAGAGCTGTTCTTAGAAGAACAAAATCAGATTTTGATAGTGAAAACAAAAATTCAAATATAATGCAAATAGGTGGATTCGAGTTCAATCTGATATCACGAAGTGTAAAGAGATATGGTCAAGATGTCGAGTTAACTGGAAGAGAATTCGAATTACTATATGCACTTGTTTCTAATAAAGATAAAGTTCTCTCAAGGAAGGAATTAGCAGCGAAATTATGGGAAGACGCACAATCTCATATTCGAACTGTAGATGTTCATATTAAAAGATTAAGAGAGAAAATCAAAGACAACGAATCAATAATAATAAGAACAAAATGGGGAGAAGGATATTACTTCTCTTCAAATACAAAACTTTAA
- a CDS encoding helix-hairpin-helix domain-containing protein, whose translation MNFNFSKDKIIIGIAIIALAGFGYYKSSSDSLNSNQIQSIVDTKQNDNINNQSEVENKENEDNSSKMCQIDGCVNKPGVYSFKKDDRIKDIIDLAGGFTKDADTKSVNLAMKLKDEMKIFIPSKNEISKLQNHNTENSQIVTLKDNNSTNLVNINTADSNKLQTLPGIGPSKAKKIIEFREKNQFKKIEELKNVDGIGEKTFESLKSLITID comes from the coding sequence ATGAACTTCAATTTTTCTAAGGATAAGATTATCATAGGTATAGCAATTATTGCTTTAGCTGGTTTTGGTTACTATAAATCAAGTTCTGATAGTTTAAATAGTAATCAGATTCAATCTATTGTTGATACAAAACAAAATGATAATATAAATAATCAATCAGAAGTTGAGAATAAAGAAAATGAAGATAATTCTTCGAAAATGTGCCAGATAGATGGTTGTGTTAATAAGCCAGGAGTTTACTCTTTTAAAAAAGATGATAGAATTAAAGATATTATTGATTTAGCTGGTGGATTTACAAAAGATGCTGATACTAAGAGTGTTAATTTGGCAATGAAGCTAAAAGATGAAATGAAAATTTTTATTCCATCAAAAAATGAAATTTCAAAGCTACAAAACCATAATACCGAAAACTCCCAGATAGTTACGTTAAAGGATAATAACTCTACCAATCTTGTAAATATCAACACTGCAGATAGCAATAAACTACAAACATTACCAGGAATTGGACCTTCTAAAGCAAAGAAAATAATAGAATTTAGAGAGAAGAATCAATTTAAAAAAATTGAAGAACTAAAAAATGTCGATGGTATAGGTGAAAAAACTTTTGAATCATTAAAAAGTTTAATAACTATAGATTAA
- a CDS encoding C40 family peptidase — protein MNKKGLGLSIGLASVIAVGTFVSPYLSSTTLIGDNSIESNQSLDSKYSVAVKNDSTLNQRAEEKEKALNEIRNSQVRNVLNDSTKTISKKQDDKSKEEINSETKQEKTNKQELIAFSNNVSTYKNKSEKVDTKKDSNNKEEKHAKEVIGKTSVAENSKKSELKKEKSEVASLTLSRNSENEEEKIYSNITKSTTGDLFVREKADKDSEAIGVLPKDTKVVVKDNSDNAWAKINYKNKEAYVSKSFLANEKSNKKVISESKKEVSKKSPQTKTEKSEGKSKSSEKLVEMWVKSPVYLRSDKSISSDKLGVLEKNTKVQGKLEDGWFKTSANGKNGFISLKYLQNKEIKEKAFDKIQTSEIKSNEQIKSSKSTSFEGTNYTGYVKESVNVRDNDSMDSNVVSVLEKGTKVSGIKGKYWIKISEGRYISVNYVQDDKVDLNQSSNAESTDSYKKESKAKVVRSNEGGSGSAVAQAAYNYLGEKYVWGSAQPGVGFDCSGLTSYLYNKVCGISLYRNSAAQSNNGYPVSKNNLKQGDLLFFSTNGSGSISHVGIYVGNGKMIHASTPSTGVIISDIDSNYYSDTFVTARRILN, from the coding sequence ATGAATAAAAAAGGACTTGGCTTATCTATAGGATTGGCTTCAGTTATAGCTGTAGGAACTTTTGTATCGCCTTATTTAAGTTCTACAACTTTAATAGGAGACAATAGTATTGAATCAAATCAATCACTTGATTCAAAATATTCAGTTGCAGTAAAAAACGACTCGACATTGAATCAAAGAGCTGAAGAAAAAGAAAAAGCACTTAATGAAATAAGAAATTCACAAGTAAGAAACGTATTAAATGATTCCACAAAAACAATATCTAAAAAACAAGATGATAAATCTAAAGAAGAAATTAATTCTGAAACAAAACAAGAAAAAACAAATAAGCAAGAATTGATTGCTTTCAGTAATAACGTTTCTACATATAAAAATAAGAGTGAAAAAGTAGATACAAAAAAGGATTCAAATAATAAAGAAGAAAAACATGCAAAAGAAGTTATTGGGAAAACTTCTGTAGCTGAAAATTCAAAAAAATCAGAATTAAAGAAAGAAAAATCTGAAGTTGCTTCATTAACTCTTTCAAGAAATTCTGAAAATGAAGAAGAAAAAATTTATTCAAACATAACAAAATCAACAACTGGAGATTTGTTTGTAAGAGAAAAAGCGGATAAAGATTCTGAAGCAATAGGTGTTTTGCCAAAAGATACTAAAGTTGTTGTTAAAGATAATAGCGATAATGCTTGGGCAAAGATTAACTATAAGAACAAAGAAGCATACGTAAGTAAGAGCTTCTTAGCTAATGAAAAATCAAATAAAAAAGTAATTTCAGAAAGCAAAAAGGAAGTTTCTAAAAAAAGTCCACAAACTAAAACTGAAAAATCTGAAGGAAAATCTAAATCCTCTGAAAAATTAGTAGAAATGTGGGTTAAATCTCCAGTTTATCTAAGAAGCGATAAATCAATCAGTTCTGATAAACTAGGTGTTTTAGAAAAGAACACTAAAGTACAAGGTAAACTTGAAGATGGATGGTTTAAAACTTCTGCAAATGGGAAAAATGGTTTCATTAGTTTAAAATATTTGCAAAATAAAGAAATAAAAGAAAAAGCATTCGATAAAATTCAAACTTCAGAAATTAAAAGTAATGAGCAAATAAAAAGCTCAAAATCTACAAGCTTTGAAGGAACAAACTATACAGGATACGTAAAAGAATCTGTAAATGTTAGAGATAATGATAGCATGGATTCTAATGTTGTTTCAGTATTAGAAAAAGGCACTAAGGTTAGCGGAATCAAAGGAAAATATTGGATTAAGATTTCAGAAGGAAGATATATTTCCGTAAATTATGTACAAGATGATAAGGTTGATTTAAACCAATCAAGTAATGCAGAATCGACAGATTCATATAAAAAAGAATCTAAAGCTAAAGTTGTAAGATCTAACGAAGGTGGTTCTGGAAGTGCTGTGGCACAAGCTGCATATAATTATTTGGGAGAAAAATATGTATGGGGTTCAGCTCAACCAGGCGTAGGATTTGATTGTTCAGGATTAACAAGCTATTTATATAATAAAGTATGTGGTATATCGCTTTATAGAAACTCAGCAGCGCAGTCAAATAATGGATATCCTGTAAGTAAAAATAATTTAAAGCAAGGAGATTTATTGTTCTTTAGCACAAATGGTTCTGGAAGTATATCACATGTTGGTATTTACGTAGGAAATGGAAAAATGATTCATGCCTCAACTCCAAGTACAGGTGTAATTATTTCAGATATTGATTCGAATTATTATTCGGATACATTCGTAACAGCTAGAAGAATTCTTAATTAA
- the selD gene encoding selenide, water dikinase SelD produces MLDKKYKTIKPEDVKLTEFTQTAGCAAKIGPGKLAEVLSHLEKINDENLVVGLDTSDDCAVYKVRDDLCLIQSLDFFTPVVNDPYTFGQVAAANSLSDLYAMGSDPLLALNIVCFSDCMNQDILVEILKGGADKAKEAGCLLVGGHTIQDDEPKYGLSVTGINHPDKIWANSTAKVGDVIVLTKKLGVGIVNTAIKGGMDNQKLFDEVIKSMSTLNKYAKEACDGLDVHAATDVTGFGLCGHALEMAKGSDLTIEIDSKNLPIFEGVEEFVNLGLVPKGAYDNRNFIRNDVKISKNVSSFVDDVVFDPQTSGGLLIALSEDDANKLVKKLHESGQVGNIIGKVKEKADHFIEVI; encoded by the coding sequence ATGTTAGACAAAAAGTACAAAACAATTAAACCAGAAGATGTAAAATTAACTGAGTTTACTCAAACGGCGGGATGTGCAGCAAAAATCGGACCGGGCAAGTTGGCTGAAGTGCTAAGCCATCTTGAAAAAATTAATGATGAAAATCTAGTTGTTGGGTTAGATACAAGTGATGACTGTGCAGTATATAAAGTAAGAGATGATTTATGTTTAATTCAATCTTTAGATTTCTTTACACCAGTTGTTAATGATCCATACACATTTGGTCAAGTAGCTGCAGCAAACTCTTTAAGTGATTTATATGCTATGGGATCTGATCCTTTGTTAGCCTTAAATATTGTTTGTTTTTCAGATTGTATGAATCAAGATATTTTAGTAGAAATATTAAAAGGTGGAGCTGATAAAGCTAAAGAAGCTGGATGCCTTTTAGTAGGTGGACACACTATACAAGATGATGAACCTAAATATGGTCTATCTGTAACTGGAATCAATCATCCAGATAAAATCTGGGCAAATTCCACTGCTAAGGTAGGAGACGTTATTGTTTTAACTAAAAAGCTAGGAGTAGGGATTGTAAATACAGCTATTAAAGGCGGAATGGATAATCAAAAATTATTTGACGAAGTTATCAAATCTATGTCTACTTTAAATAAATATGCCAAAGAAGCTTGTGACGGATTAGATGTTCACGCTGCTACTGACGTAACAGGATTTGGATTATGTGGCCATGCTCTAGAAATGGCAAAAGGTTCAGACTTGACTATAGAAATTGATTCTAAAAACTTACCTATCTTTGAAGGTGTGGAAGAATTCGTTAATTTGGGTTTAGTTCCAAAAGGAGCGTATGATAATAGAAACTTTATTAGAAATGATGTAAAAATTAGCAAAAATGTAAGTAGCTTTGTAGATGATGTAGTTTTTGATCCTCAAACTTCAGGTGGATTATTAATTGCTTTATCAGAAGATGACGCTAATAAACTTGTTAAGAAGCTTCATGAATCTGGACAAGTTGGAAATATTATCGGAAAAGTAAAAGAAAAGGCAGATCACTTTATAGAAGTTATCTAA
- a CDS encoding peptidylprolyl isomerase — protein MYQTDIPKKDQLIANITTNLGEIKICLFENDAPNCVENFVTHAKEGYYDGTIFHRVIKDFMIQGGDPQGSGYGGESIWKKPFEDEFSENLKNIRGALSMANSGPNTNGSQFFIVQNNSIRKDYIKYLDECDLNEEQKDFYKNNGGCFWLDGKHSVFGQVFEGMEVVDKIAKVDTDFSDKPLEDIMIKSIEISRS, from the coding sequence ATGTATCAAACAGATATACCTAAAAAAGATCAATTAATTGCAAATATAACTACAAATTTAGGAGAAATAAAAATTTGCTTGTTTGAAAATGATGCTCCAAATTGTGTAGAAAACTTTGTGACTCATGCAAAAGAAGGATATTATGATGGAACAATTTTTCATAGAGTTATTAAAGATTTTATGATTCAAGGAGGAGATCCACAAGGAAGTGGATACGGCGGAGAAAGCATTTGGAAAAAGCCATTTGAAGATGAATTTTCTGAAAATTTAAAAAATATAAGAGGAGCATTATCAATGGCTAATTCTGGGCCAAATACAAATGGATCTCAATTCTTCATAGTTCAAAATAATTCAATTAGAAAAGATTATATTAAATATCTTGATGAATGTGATTTGAACGAAGAACAAAAAGATTTTTATAAAAATAATGGCGGTTGTTTTTGGTTAGATGGAAAGCATTCTGTATTTGGGCAAGTTTTTGAAGGAATGGAAGTTGTCGATAAAATCGCAAAAGTAGATACTGATTTTTCAGATAAACCTTTAGAAGATATTATGATTAAATCAATAGAAATTTCAAGGAGTTAG